The genome window GCTGTTCATGGATGAACGGTATTTGACTACATGCTGCAGGGAAAGCGGCTCCGGGTAGTAGCCGGGGACGTACTTGTCGAGCATGGCCTGCATGGCGTCGCGCATTTCTTCCGGGTCCTGTACGCGCTCGATTGTTCCCGACAGAAAGACGCTCATGTAAGCCGTGTCCGTATGAGCGGGGATCGGGTCGGCGATCGTTCCATATTCCTCGCAGACGCTGAAGCATACGCGGTTGTTGGCATTGATCAGATCCACCTTGCGTCCGGAGTCTGCGCCATGAAAGTAGATGTGGCCATTCCACCAGCAAAAATTCAAGGGGATGATGTACGGCTCTGTTCCATCGGTCAGACCCAGATTCCCTACCTTGGCCACTGCCAGAAAGGCGTCAATTTGGTCTTGATCGGTCAACGTACGTTTTGAATAGCGAATAGGTATCATCGTGGTCCCTCCATCTGACAAGCAGGTTTCCTTCGAATTTGCTAGCCTTATCGTAGCGGGATTTTGCCATGGTCAAAAGGGGCAGTTTTCAAGTGCTATGGCAGGTCAGACGAAAAAGCCGCCCAATCATGGATGGGCGGCGTGCGTATTATCCGAGCTGTCGGTTGGGGTCCATTTTTTTGGTCAATT of Brevibacillus choshinensis contains these proteins:
- a CDS encoding pyridoxamine 5'-phosphate oxidase family protein, whose product is MIPIRYSKRTLTDQDQIDAFLAVAKVGNLGLTDGTEPYIIPLNFCWWNGHIYFHGADSGRKVDLINANNRVCFSVCEEYGTIADPIPAHTDTAYMSVFLSGTIERVQDPEEMRDAMQAMLDKYVPGYYPEPLSLQHVVKYRSSMNSVTAVFRIRPDSITAKGNPLPEDKHFYPGRTIGQDSKKQD